A genomic segment from Actinoplanes sichuanensis encodes:
- the mltG gene encoding endolytic transglycosylase MltG has product MIDELDVAFEEDAESSGSRRGNRARKGRGRSAIALVTTLLLFAVLGGGVYFGYTKVASFFVAADYEGSGSTPVEVTIRKNLSLTEIGNELVEADVVKSTKAFVEAAEAEPKSKNIQAGTYVLRRQMAAKQALAQLLDPNTRLSKGVTVPEGKTAKQTYELLSKGTGIPVKDFEEAAKDPVALGVPDWWFNRGDGKQSAKSIEGFLFPDTYEFDTKVTAEGALRTMVEHFLTVTGDLGFADEVQKNRKVSPYEALIVASLSQAEAGIAADLPKVSRVAYNRAYVKDMPLQFDVTTNYWLQLNGKDPKHSGQLLQKEMDDPKNPYNTEIVKGLPLGPINSPGKAALIGALRPTNGPWLFFVAIDKSGRSAFAVTDAEHQKNVQKACANGINLCGK; this is encoded by the coding sequence ATGATCGACGAACTGGATGTGGCGTTCGAAGAGGACGCCGAGTCAAGTGGATCCCGGCGAGGCAACCGGGCTCGGAAGGGGCGGGGCCGGTCAGCCATCGCGCTGGTCACGACCCTGCTGCTCTTCGCCGTCCTGGGTGGCGGCGTCTACTTCGGCTACACCAAGGTCGCGAGCTTCTTCGTCGCCGCCGACTACGAGGGTTCCGGTTCCACCCCGGTCGAGGTGACGATCCGGAAGAACCTGTCGCTCACCGAGATCGGCAACGAACTGGTCGAGGCCGATGTGGTGAAGAGCACAAAGGCGTTCGTCGAGGCCGCCGAGGCCGAGCCCAAGAGCAAGAACATCCAGGCCGGTACGTATGTGTTGCGTAGGCAGATGGCCGCCAAACAGGCCCTCGCGCAGCTGCTCGACCCGAACACGCGACTCAGCAAGGGCGTGACGGTCCCCGAGGGCAAGACCGCGAAGCAGACCTACGAGCTGCTCTCCAAGGGCACCGGCATCCCGGTGAAGGACTTCGAGGAGGCGGCCAAGGATCCGGTGGCGCTCGGCGTGCCGGACTGGTGGTTCAACCGGGGTGACGGCAAGCAGTCGGCCAAGAGCATCGAGGGCTTCCTCTTCCCGGACACCTACGAGTTCGACACCAAGGTCACCGCCGAGGGCGCCCTGCGGACCATGGTGGAGCACTTCCTCACGGTCACCGGCGATCTGGGCTTCGCCGACGAGGTGCAGAAGAACCGGAAGGTCTCGCCGTACGAGGCGCTGATCGTGGCGTCGCTGTCACAGGCCGAGGCGGGTATCGCCGCCGACCTGCCGAAGGTGTCCCGGGTCGCCTACAACCGGGCGTACGTGAAGGACATGCCGCTGCAGTTCGACGTCACCACGAACTACTGGCTCCAGCTCAACGGCAAGGACCCGAAGCACTCCGGCCAGCTCCTGCAGAAGGAGATGGACGACCCGAAGAACCCGTACAACACCGAGATCGTGAAAGGCCTGCCGCTCGGGCCGATCAACAGCCCCGGCAAGGCGGCGCTGATCGGGGCGCTGCGCCCGACGAACGGGCCGTGGCTGTTCTTCGTGGCGATCGACAAGAGCGGGCGTTCGGCGTTCGCGGTGACCGACGCCGAGCACCAGAAGAACGTGCAGAAGGCCTGCGCCAACGGCATCAACCTCTGCGGAAAATGA
- a CDS encoding DUF948 domain-containing protein — MDAGDIAGLIAAGAFLMLVLVLAVPILKLGRTIDATTHAINDTVDRTGPLLTNVNTTVENVNVALGQVQVSLDGVNVQLAKVDTMTEHAQNVSANVANLVTVVSAAAANPLVKVASFGYGLRKAAAARRHAEEEREVRAAIKQRRKAAR; from the coding sequence ATGGATGCCGGAGATATCGCAGGTCTGATCGCGGCGGGCGCCTTCCTGATGCTCGTCCTCGTGCTGGCCGTGCCGATCCTCAAGCTGGGGCGCACGATCGACGCCACCACGCACGCGATCAACGACACCGTGGACCGGACCGGCCCGCTGCTGACGAACGTGAACACCACGGTGGAGAACGTGAACGTCGCTCTGGGACAGGTTCAGGTCTCTTTGGACGGTGTGAACGTGCAGCTCGCGAAGGTCGACACGATGACCGAGCACGCGCAGAACGTGTCCGCGAACGTCGCGAACCTGGTCACCGTCGTGTCCGCGGCCGCGGCCAACCCGCTGGTCAAGGTCGCCTCGTTCGGTTACGGGCTGCGCAAGGCGGCGGCCGCTCGCCGGCACGCCGAGGAGGAGCGCGAGGTTCGCGCCGCGATCAAGCAGCGCCGCAAGGCCGCCCGCTGA
- the aroC gene encoding chorismate synthase, protein MLRWLTAGESHGPALVALLEGVPAGIEVTSADITRDLVRRRLGYGRGARMKFEQDELELIGGIRHGVTQGSPVAIRVGNTEWPKWETVMAADPVDPEVLASQSRNAALTRPRPGHADLAGMQKYGHTDARPILERASARETAARVAVGVVAKQLIKQALGIDIVSHVIELGSVAAKPGVIPTPDDFDRIDEDPLRCLDPEASARMVAEVDAAKQDADTLGGIVEVLAYNVPPGLGSHVQWDRKLDARLATALMSIQSVKGVEIGDGFTQARSRGSVAHDEIVPTPDGVKRVTDRAGGLEGGITNGEPLRVRAALKPISSLNRALQTVDIVTGEPATAINQRSDVCAVPAGAVVAEAMVALVLAEAATEKFGGDSVAEIRRNLKSYLDNLIIH, encoded by the coding sequence GTGTTGCGCTGGCTGACTGCAGGTGAATCGCACGGACCGGCGCTCGTCGCGCTGCTCGAGGGTGTCCCCGCCGGGATCGAGGTGACGAGCGCTGACATCACCCGTGACCTGGTGCGTCGTCGTCTCGGCTACGGTCGCGGCGCCCGGATGAAATTCGAGCAGGACGAGCTGGAGCTGATCGGTGGCATCCGGCACGGGGTGACCCAGGGCTCGCCGGTGGCGATCCGGGTCGGTAACACCGAGTGGCCGAAGTGGGAGACCGTGATGGCGGCCGACCCGGTGGATCCGGAGGTGCTGGCCTCGCAGTCGCGTAACGCGGCGCTGACCCGGCCGCGTCCCGGGCACGCCGACCTGGCCGGCATGCAGAAATACGGGCACACCGACGCCCGCCCGATCCTGGAGCGCGCCAGCGCCCGGGAGACCGCGGCCCGGGTCGCCGTCGGGGTGGTCGCCAAGCAGCTGATCAAGCAGGCGCTCGGCATCGACATCGTCTCGCACGTCATCGAGCTCGGCTCGGTCGCCGCCAAGCCGGGTGTGATCCCGACGCCCGACGACTTCGACCGGATCGACGAGGACCCGCTGCGCTGTCTCGACCCGGAGGCCAGCGCCCGCATGGTGGCCGAGGTCGACGCCGCCAAGCAGGATGCGGACACGCTCGGCGGCATCGTCGAGGTGCTGGCCTACAACGTGCCGCCGGGTCTCGGCTCGCATGTGCAGTGGGATCGCAAGCTCGACGCCCGCCTGGCCACCGCGCTGATGTCGATCCAGTCGGTCAAGGGTGTGGAGATCGGTGACGGTTTCACCCAGGCCCGTTCGCGTGGCTCGGTCGCCCATGACGAGATCGTGCCGACGCCCGACGGGGTCAAGCGGGTGACCGACCGGGCCGGTGGTCTGGAGGGGGGCATCACCAACGGCGAGCCGCTGCGGGTGCGTGCCGCGCTCAAGCCGATCTCGTCGCTGAATCGGGCGTTGCAGACCGTCGACATCGTCACCGGCGAGCCGGCCACCGCGATCAACCAGCGGTCCGACGTCTGTGCGGTTCCGGCCGGCGCGGTCGTGGCCGAGGCGATGGTCGCCCTGGTCCTGGCCGAGGCGGCGACGGAGAAGTTCGGCGGTGACTCGGTCGCCGAGATCCGCCGCAACCTGAAGTCGTACCTCGACAATCTGATCATCCACTGA
- the ruvX gene encoding Holliday junction resolvase RuvX: protein MRFTRGVRLGVDVGQVRIGVAKCDPDGILASPVVTVSRDRETGDDGTPKDMTELARLVAEHEATEVVVGLPVALNGREGVAAGHVRAYADRLGAVLAPVPVLLTDERMSTVVASRRLSERGVKGKRQRAVVDQAAAVEILQGWLDAQRRQT, encoded by the coding sequence ATGCGCTTCACTCGGGGCGTCCGCCTGGGTGTGGACGTGGGTCAGGTACGGATCGGTGTCGCCAAGTGCGACCCGGACGGGATCCTGGCCAGCCCGGTGGTGACCGTGTCGCGGGACCGGGAGACCGGTGACGACGGCACTCCGAAGGACATGACGGAGCTGGCCCGGCTGGTGGCCGAGCACGAGGCGACCGAGGTCGTCGTCGGGCTGCCGGTGGCGCTGAACGGGCGTGAGGGTGTGGCGGCCGGCCACGTTCGCGCGTATGCGGATCGGCTCGGCGCGGTGCTCGCGCCGGTGCCGGTGCTGCTGACCGACGAGCGGATGTCGACGGTGGTGGCGAGCCGGCGCCTGTCGGAGCGTGGTGTGAAAGGCAAGCGCCAGCGGGCGGTGGTGGACCAGGCGGCTGCTGTGGAGATCCTGCAGGGCTGGCTGGACGCGCAGCGGAGGCAGACTTAA
- the alaS gene encoding alanine--tRNA ligase encodes MKTAEVKRRFLAHFEANGHTVVPSAPLPAIDDPNLLFINAGMVQFVPFFLGQQTPSYSRAASVQKCIRTPDIDEVGKTSRHGTFFQMNGNFSFGDYFKAGAIPLAWELSTKPVEQGGFGLDPEKIWATVYLDDDEAIEIWKQTGLPAERIVRRGKKDNFWSMGIPGPAGPCSELYYDRGPAYGKEGGPEVDEDRYLEFWNLVFMQHEITDVKSKEEFTIVGDLPKQNIDTGMGLERIASILQGVDNLYEIDEVRPILSRAAEMTGKEYGKRSGHAASESHPDDVRLRVIADHVRTALMLIGDGIVPSNEGRGYVLRRIMRRAIRAIRLLGWQEPALPILLPIARDCMSPSYPELAKEFGRISTYAYAEEDAFLSTLKAGTTILDTAIAETRASNKTQLSGSQAFKLHDTYGFPIDLTLEIAQEQGLQVDQDGFRRLMAEQKAAAKADAAARKTGHADLSAYRSALDAGGPVEFTGYQEITRESRVRALIGDSGRVEVAGEGEFVELVLDTTPFYAEGGGQQADTGVINVGGGRLEIVDVQQPLPGLIVHKARVVRGEVRAGETGLAEIDVNRRKAISRSHTATHLVHQTMRNFLGESATQAGSLNAPGRLRFDFHTPGAVNPSVLFDVEQQINEVLLRDLEVNAFVTSQEEARRLGAMALFGEKYGDEVRVVEVGDYARELCGGTHVARSGQLGLVKILNEQSIGSGVRRVEALVGLDAFSFLAKEHLLVSRLADLFRVPGEQVADRVEQTVTALRDAEKELEKLRAQMVLGGAAALAGQAKDVRGVAYVGTEAPEGAAVNDVRTLAQEIRGKIDAARPAVVAVTARSNGKASLIVAINGTAKSRGISAQDLVKAALSGRGGGNADLAQGGGVPAEEAPRLLVAIEQAVADKA; translated from the coding sequence ATGAAGACGGCAGAGGTCAAGCGGCGCTTCCTGGCGCATTTCGAGGCGAACGGGCACACGGTGGTCCCGAGTGCCCCGCTGCCGGCTATCGACGACCCGAACCTGCTGTTCATCAACGCCGGCATGGTGCAGTTCGTCCCGTTCTTCCTGGGGCAGCAGACCCCGTCGTACTCACGTGCGGCGAGCGTGCAGAAGTGCATCCGGACGCCGGACATCGACGAGGTCGGCAAGACCAGCCGGCACGGCACGTTCTTCCAGATGAACGGCAACTTCTCGTTCGGCGACTACTTCAAGGCGGGCGCGATCCCGCTGGCGTGGGAGCTGTCCACGAAGCCGGTCGAGCAGGGTGGTTTCGGCCTGGACCCGGAGAAGATCTGGGCGACCGTCTACCTCGACGACGACGAGGCGATCGAGATCTGGAAGCAGACCGGCCTGCCTGCGGAGCGGATCGTGCGCCGCGGCAAGAAGGACAACTTCTGGTCGATGGGCATCCCCGGCCCGGCGGGGCCGTGTTCCGAGCTGTACTACGACCGCGGTCCGGCGTACGGCAAGGAGGGCGGCCCGGAGGTCGACGAGGACCGGTACCTGGAGTTCTGGAACCTGGTCTTCATGCAGCACGAGATCACCGACGTGAAGTCGAAGGAAGAGTTCACGATCGTCGGTGACCTGCCGAAGCAGAACATCGACACCGGTATGGGCCTGGAGCGCATCGCGTCGATCCTGCAGGGCGTCGACAACCTGTACGAGATCGACGAGGTCCGGCCGATCCTGTCCCGGGCCGCGGAGATGACCGGCAAGGAGTACGGCAAGCGCTCCGGCCACGCGGCGTCCGAGAGCCACCCGGACGACGTGCGCCTGCGGGTGATCGCGGACCACGTCCGTACCGCGCTGATGTTGATCGGCGACGGCATCGTGCCGTCCAACGAGGGCCGTGGCTACGTGCTGCGCCGCATCATGCGTCGGGCGATCCGGGCGATCCGGCTGCTCGGCTGGCAGGAGCCGGCACTGCCGATCCTGCTGCCGATCGCGCGGGACTGCATGTCCCCGTCGTACCCGGAGCTGGCGAAGGAGTTCGGCCGGATCTCCACCTACGCCTACGCGGAGGAGGACGCGTTCCTCTCCACGCTGAAGGCGGGCACCACGATCCTGGACACCGCGATCGCCGAGACCCGCGCGTCGAACAAGACCCAGCTGTCCGGCTCGCAGGCGTTCAAACTGCACGACACGTACGGCTTCCCGATCGACCTGACCCTGGAGATCGCGCAGGAGCAGGGCCTGCAGGTCGACCAGGACGGTTTCCGCCGGCTGATGGCGGAGCAGAAGGCGGCGGCGAAGGCGGACGCGGCGGCGCGCAAGACCGGTCACGCGGACCTGTCGGCGTACCGTTCGGCGCTGGACGCGGGCGGCCCGGTCGAGTTCACCGGCTACCAGGAGATCACCCGCGAGTCGCGGGTCCGGGCGCTGATCGGTGACTCCGGTCGGGTCGAGGTGGCCGGTGAGGGCGAGTTCGTCGAGCTGGTCCTGGACACCACCCCGTTCTACGCGGAGGGCGGTGGCCAGCAGGCCGACACCGGTGTGATCAACGTCGGCGGCGGCCGGCTGGAGATCGTCGACGTGCAGCAGCCGCTGCCCGGCCTGATCGTGCACAAGGCGCGGGTGGTCCGTGGCGAGGTGCGCGCCGGGGAGACCGGTCTCGCCGAGATCGACGTGAACCGTCGTAAGGCGATCTCCCGTTCGCACACCGCGACCCACCTGGTGCACCAGACGATGCGTAACTTCCTCGGCGAGTCGGCGACCCAGGCGGGTTCGCTGAACGCGCCGGGCCGGCTGCGGTTCGACTTCCACACGCCGGGCGCGGTGAACCCGTCGGTGCTGTTCGACGTCGAGCAGCAGATCAACGAGGTGCTGCTGCGCGACCTGGAGGTGAACGCGTTCGTCACCTCGCAGGAGGAGGCGCGGCGCCTCGGCGCGATGGCGCTGTTCGGCGAGAAGTACGGCGACGAGGTCCGGGTGGTCGAGGTCGGTGACTACGCCCGTGAGCTGTGCGGTGGCACCCACGTGGCGCGGTCCGGCCAGCTCGGCCTGGTGAAGATCCTCAACGAGCAGTCGATCGGCTCCGGGGTACGCCGCGTGGAGGCGCTCGTCGGCCTGGACGCGTTCAGCTTCCTGGCCAAGGAGCACCTGCTGGTGTCCCGTCTGGCCGATCTGTTCCGGGTGCCCGGCGAGCAGGTCGCCGACCGGGTCGAGCAGACCGTCACGGCGCTGCGCGACGCGGAGAAGGAGCTGGAGAAGCTGCGGGCGCAGATGGTCCTCGGCGGGGCGGCCGCGCTGGCCGGCCAGGCGAAGGACGTGCGCGGTGTGGCGTACGTCGGCACCGAGGCGCCGGAGGGTGCGGCCGTCAACGACGTGCGGACGCTGGCGCAGGAGATCCGCGGCAAGATCGACGCGGCGCGTCCCGCGGTGGTCGCGGTGACCGCCCGGTCCAACGGCAAGGCGTCGCTGATCGTCGCGATCAACGGTACGGCGAAGAGCCGGGGTATCTCGGCGCAGGACCTGGTGAAGGCGGCGCTGTCCGGCCGTGGCGGCGGTAACGCCGACCTGGCGCAGGGCGGCGGTGTCCCGGCCGAGGAGGCGCCTCGCCTGCTCGTCGCGATCGAGCAGGCAGTCGCCGACAAGGCGTGA
- the mltG gene encoding endolytic transglycosylase MltG: protein MELKFESNPDPGRWRHRRKEGKGRSVVALVMVLLLFGILGGGAWYGYDRFSGRFLAADFDGPGTGEVIVEVKKGDSASVIAETLHSSGVVKSARAFVNAANENPDSTDIQVGQYKLRKEMKASDAVTALLDLKNKFVEGAVTIPEGWTKMQVFTELAKASGLKYADFEKAASDITKLGVSATWMKRSDGKKVDKANIEGFLYPATYELPDNATAEQILKMLVKNFNAEMTKLDFANKAAKLQISPYEALVAASITQVEALLPEDMGPVSRVLYNRVYTDKFPCGCLQLDSTVNYWLRLNGKEGKSSEKLTLDELHSEDNPYRYNVPGMSIGPISNPGELALKGAIEAPKSPYFFFVTVDAKGKMAYGKTFEEHNANIQIACKNGIPIC, encoded by the coding sequence ATGGAACTCAAGTTCGAGAGCAACCCGGACCCCGGGCGGTGGCGCCACCGCCGTAAGGAGGGCAAGGGCCGCTCCGTCGTCGCGCTCGTGATGGTCCTGCTGCTGTTCGGCATCCTCGGCGGCGGCGCTTGGTACGGCTACGACCGCTTCTCCGGCCGTTTCCTGGCCGCCGACTTCGACGGCCCCGGCACCGGCGAGGTGATCGTCGAGGTGAAGAAGGGCGACTCCGCCTCGGTGATCGCCGAGACGCTGCACAGCTCGGGTGTGGTCAAGAGCGCGCGTGCCTTCGTGAACGCGGCGAACGAGAACCCGGACAGCACCGACATCCAGGTCGGGCAGTACAAGCTGCGCAAGGAGATGAAGGCCAGCGACGCGGTGACCGCACTGCTGGACCTGAAGAACAAGTTCGTCGAGGGCGCCGTCACCATCCCTGAGGGGTGGACGAAGATGCAGGTCTTCACCGAGCTCGCGAAGGCCAGCGGCCTGAAGTACGCCGACTTCGAGAAGGCCGCGTCGGACATCACCAAGCTGGGTGTCAGCGCGACCTGGATGAAGCGGAGCGACGGCAAGAAGGTGGACAAGGCCAACATCGAGGGCTTCCTCTACCCGGCCACCTACGAGCTGCCGGACAACGCCACCGCCGAGCAGATCCTCAAGATGCTGGTCAAGAACTTCAACGCCGAGATGACGAAACTGGACTTCGCCAACAAGGCCGCGAAACTGCAGATCTCGCCGTACGAGGCACTGGTCGCCGCGTCGATCACGCAGGTCGAGGCGCTGCTCCCGGAGGACATGGGTCCGGTGTCCCGGGTGCTCTACAACCGGGTGTACACCGACAAGTTCCCGTGCGGCTGCCTCCAGCTGGACAGCACGGTCAACTACTGGCTGCGCCTGAACGGCAAGGAGGGCAAGTCCTCCGAGAAGCTGACCCTCGACGAGCTGCACAGTGAGGACAACCCGTACCGGTACAACGTGCCGGGCATGTCGATCGGGCCGATCAGCAACCCGGGCGAGCTCGCCCTGAAGGGCGCGATCGAGGCACCGAAGAGCCCCTACTTCTTCTTCGTGACGGTCGATGCGAAGGGGAAGATGGCGTACGGGAAGACCTTCGAGGAGCACAACGCCAACATTCAGATCGCGTGTAAGAACGGTATCCCGATCTGCTGA
- a CDS encoding shikimate dehydrogenase: MQSQDETPSSGRKAAVCGKPIAHSLSPVIHNAGFTAAGLTGWSYEAIECAESELPDLVAGLGPEWAGLSLTMPLKEAALRLATSASPVAIAAGVANTLVRQPDGSWHADNTDVPGMVHVLREAGLGLSRGRHAVKEAPPRITVLGGGGTARAALAAAAELGAEAVTVVTRRPEAREELGPVAVALGLTIDGVAWADAAGAFDADAVLSTVPKGAADELAERVTWRPGSVYFDALYDPWPTPLAASAAKRDIPVVSGLDLLLAQALSQFEQFTGVPEAPQEAMRAALGEAVAGRV, encoded by the coding sequence GTGCAGAGCCAAGACGAGACCCCGTCCAGCGGCCGGAAGGCCGCCGTGTGCGGTAAGCCGATCGCACACTCGCTCTCCCCGGTGATCCACAATGCCGGGTTCACCGCCGCCGGGCTGACCGGTTGGTCGTATGAGGCGATCGAATGCGCCGAGTCCGAGCTGCCGGATCTGGTGGCCGGGTTGGGCCCGGAGTGGGCCGGTCTGTCGCTGACCATGCCGCTCAAGGAGGCCGCGCTGCGGCTGGCCACCTCGGCGTCGCCGGTGGCCATCGCGGCCGGGGTGGCCAACACGCTGGTCCGCCAGCCGGACGGCTCGTGGCATGCCGACAACACCGACGTCCCGGGCATGGTGCATGTGCTGCGGGAGGCGGGTCTCGGTCTGAGCCGTGGCCGGCACGCGGTCAAGGAGGCGCCGCCGCGGATCACCGTGCTCGGTGGTGGTGGCACCGCCCGGGCCGCCCTGGCCGCCGCGGCCGAGTTGGGCGCCGAGGCGGTCACCGTGGTGACCCGCCGTCCGGAGGCCCGCGAGGAGCTGGGCCCGGTGGCGGTCGCTCTCGGGCTCACCATCGACGGGGTCGCCTGGGCTGACGCGGCGGGCGCCTTCGACGCCGACGCGGTCCTGTCCACGGTCCCCAAGGGGGCCGCCGACGAGCTGGCCGAGCGGGTCACCTGGCGGCCCGGCAGTGTGTATTTCGACGCCCTGTACGACCCGTGGCCGACGCCACTGGCCGCCTCCGCCGCCAAGCGCGACATCCCGGTGGTCTCCGGGCTGGATTTGCTGCTGGCTCAGGCGCTCAGTCAGTTCGAGCAGTTCACCGGGGTTCCGGAGGCCCCGCAGGAGGCGATGCGGGCGGCTCTCGGCGAGGCGGTCGCCGGCCGCGTCTGA
- a CDS encoding shikimate kinase — MAPVAVFVGVMGAGKTTIGQAVAAELGVPFADTDTIIEERAGKPIPEIFVDDGEAAFRALEREVVASSLETFGGVLALGGGAILDEGTRKILADHTVVYLSVELTDAIKRVGLGAGRPLLAMNPRATLKHLLDQRRPLYLEVATHTVTTDGREEPEITADVVARLR; from the coding sequence ATGGCCCCGGTCGCGGTCTTCGTCGGCGTGATGGGAGCCGGCAAGACCACCATCGGCCAGGCGGTCGCCGCCGAGTTGGGGGTGCCGTTCGCGGACACCGACACGATCATCGAGGAACGGGCCGGCAAGCCGATCCCGGAGATCTTCGTCGATGACGGCGAGGCCGCGTTCCGCGCCCTTGAACGCGAGGTCGTGGCGTCATCCCTGGAGACGTTCGGCGGCGTCCTCGCCCTGGGCGGCGGCGCGATCCTCGATGAGGGTACGCGTAAGATCCTCGCCGATCACACGGTCGTCTACCTGTCCGTGGAGCTGACCGACGCGATCAAGCGGGTCGGCCTGGGCGCCGGCCGCCCACTGCTGGCGATGAACCCGCGGGCCACCCTGAAACATCTGCTCGACCAGCGTCGCCCGCTCTACCTGGAGGTGGCCACGCACACGGTGACCACCGACGGCCGCGAGGAGCCGGAGATCACCGCCGATGTCGTGGCCCGACTGCGCTAG